One Streptomyces coeruleorubidus DNA segment encodes these proteins:
- a CDS encoding TetR/AcrR family transcriptional regulator has protein sequence MAKAADKARTSVWLESKAHRRRGGGQPSGLDRARIIEVTVRLLDVEGLAKFSMRRLAGELNVTAMSVYWYVDTKDDLLELALDEVMGEMRLPDPDADEDWRDQVRALAREYRTLLVRHPWVSALVGVFLNIGPNNLAFSRAVQRVVRRTGLPAKRLTSTISAVFQFVYGYGTLEGHLSTRAAAGGMTVDEYFQQALSTVSAAPQAADVIQESQEIMAARGGDTVAEMLERDFEFALELLIAGIEAMVARE, from the coding sequence ATGGCGAAGGCAGCCGATAAGGCCCGGACCAGCGTCTGGCTGGAAAGCAAAGCGCACCGGCGGCGCGGCGGTGGTCAGCCCTCGGGCCTGGACCGCGCGCGCATCATCGAGGTCACCGTCCGGCTGCTCGACGTCGAGGGGCTGGCCAAGTTCTCGATGCGGCGGCTGGCCGGTGAGCTGAACGTCACCGCGATGTCCGTCTACTGGTACGTCGACACCAAGGACGACCTCCTCGAACTCGCCCTGGACGAGGTCATGGGCGAGATGCGGCTGCCCGATCCGGACGCCGACGAGGACTGGCGCGACCAGGTGCGGGCGCTCGCCCGGGAGTACCGGACGCTGCTGGTGCGTCACCCCTGGGTATCCGCCCTGGTCGGCGTCTTCCTCAACATCGGCCCCAACAACCTGGCCTTCTCCAGGGCCGTACAGCGCGTCGTCCGCAGGACCGGGCTGCCCGCGAAACGCCTGACGAGCACGATCTCGGCCGTCTTCCAGTTCGTCTACGGCTACGGCACGCTGGAGGGCCATCTCTCCACCCGGGCCGCGGCCGGCGGCATGACCGTGGACGAGTACTTCCAGCAGGCCCTGAGCACGGTGAGCGCGGCCCCGCAGGCCGCCGACGTCATCCAGGAGTCGCAGGAGATCATGGCGGCGCGGGGCGGCGACACGGTCGCCGAGATGCTGGAGCGCGACTTCGAGTTCGCGCTGGAACTGCTGATCGCGGGCATCGAGGCGATGGTCGCCCGCGAGTGA
- a CDS encoding PPOX class F420-dependent oxidoreductase, which produces MAPNIATNTRVSLDELLDFVRPRHHAILLTRRTDGGPQGSPLTCGVDDSGRIVVSTYPERAKTRNAKRDPRVSLIVLSDDWDGPWVQIDGTAEVVDMPDSVEPLVEYYRNIAGEHPDWDEYRAAMVKQGKSIIRITPERWGPVATGGFPARLVEGE; this is translated from the coding sequence ATGGCACCGAACATCGCTACGAACACCCGCGTCTCCCTCGACGAGTTGCTCGACTTCGTACGACCCCGGCACCACGCGATCCTGCTGACCCGGCGCACCGACGGCGGCCCCCAGGGCTCGCCGCTGACCTGCGGGGTCGACGACTCGGGCCGGATCGTGGTCTCGACGTACCCGGAGCGGGCCAAGACCCGCAACGCCAAGCGGGACCCCCGGGTCAGCCTGATCGTGCTCAGCGACGACTGGGACGGCCCCTGGGTCCAGATCGACGGCACGGCCGAGGTCGTCGACATGCCCGACTCCGTCGAACCGCTCGTGGAGTACTACCGGAACATCGCCGGGGAGCACCCCGACTGGGACGAGTACCGCGCGGCCATGGTCAAGCAGGGCAAGTCGATCATCCGCATCACACCGGAGCGGTGGGGGCCGGTGGCGACCGGCGGGTTCCCGGCGCGGCTGGTCGAGGGGGAGTAG
- a CDS encoding MFS transporter gives MTTSPQEQAPPQTAPGGHPQRWLILGVICLAQLTVLLDNTILNVAIPSLTREMDATTADVQWMMNAYSLVQSGLLLTAGNAADRYGRKLLLMSGLAIFGVGSLVAGLSQSPAQLIAARAGMGVGGALLMTTILAVVVQIFDDKERVKAIALWSTVSSLGFAAGPLIGGVMLNHFWWGAIFLINIPVAVLGLIAVAALVPESKHKAGDRPDLVGAVLSTIGMTAVVYAIITGPEHGWTSGQVLVSALVGLVVLGLFVTWELRIEHPMLDMHFFRNQKFVGAVAGAILVAFGMTGSLFLLTQHLQFVLGYEPLDAGLRTAPLALTVVALNFTGLGAKLVLKVGTPAAIALGMTLVSAGLAAIALLGGHGYEGMLLGLVVMGAGVALSMPAMANAIMSAIPPEKAGVGAGINGTLAEFGNGLGVAVLGAVLNSRFASLVAVSAASLPAALAAADGAEEKARISDAFASGLETSQLVGAVAVLAGGLVAAALLRRAERAESA, from the coding sequence ATGACGACGTCCCCACAGGAACAGGCCCCGCCGCAGACGGCGCCCGGCGGCCACCCCCAGCGCTGGCTGATCCTCGGTGTCATCTGCCTCGCGCAGCTCACCGTGCTGCTCGACAACACGATCCTGAACGTGGCGATCCCCTCGCTCACCCGCGAGATGGACGCGACGACCGCCGACGTCCAGTGGATGATGAACGCCTACTCACTGGTGCAGTCCGGCCTGCTGCTCACCGCGGGCAACGCCGCCGACCGCTACGGGCGCAAGCTGCTGCTGATGTCGGGCCTGGCGATCTTCGGTGTGGGCTCGCTGGTGGCCGGCCTGTCCCAGAGCCCGGCCCAGCTGATCGCGGCCCGCGCCGGCATGGGCGTCGGCGGAGCGCTGCTGATGACCACGATCCTCGCCGTCGTCGTGCAGATCTTCGACGACAAGGAGCGCGTCAAGGCCATCGCGCTGTGGTCCACGGTCAGTTCGCTCGGTTTCGCGGCCGGGCCGCTGATCGGCGGAGTGATGCTGAACCACTTCTGGTGGGGCGCGATCTTCCTGATCAACATCCCGGTCGCCGTGCTCGGCCTGATCGCGGTCGCCGCGCTCGTCCCGGAGTCCAAGCACAAGGCGGGCGACCGGCCGGACCTGGTCGGCGCGGTGCTGTCGACCATCGGCATGACGGCCGTGGTGTACGCGATCATCACCGGGCCCGAGCACGGCTGGACGTCCGGGCAGGTGCTGGTCTCCGCGCTGGTCGGCCTGGTCGTTCTCGGTCTGTTCGTGACGTGGGAGCTGCGGATCGAGCACCCCATGCTGGACATGCACTTCTTCCGCAACCAGAAGTTCGTGGGCGCGGTCGCCGGCGCGATCCTCGTGGCGTTCGGCATGACGGGCTCGCTGTTCCTGCTCACCCAGCACCTCCAGTTCGTGCTCGGCTACGAGCCGCTGGACGCCGGTCTGCGGACGGCGCCGCTGGCGTTGACCGTGGTCGCGCTCAACTTCACCGGGCTCGGAGCGAAGCTGGTGCTCAAGGTCGGCACGCCTGCGGCCATCGCGCTCGGTATGACCCTGGTGTCGGCGGGGCTGGCGGCGATCGCGCTGCTCGGCGGGCACGGGTACGAGGGGATGCTGCTCGGCCTGGTCGTGATGGGCGCGGGTGTGGCGTTGTCCATGCCGGCCATGGCCAACGCGATCATGAGCGCGATACCGCCGGAGAAGGCGGGTGTGGGAGCGGGGATCAACGGGACGCTCGCGGAGTTCGGTAACGGCCTCGGTGTGGCGGTCCTCGGTGCCGTGCTCAACTCGCGGTTCGCGTCGTTGGTCGCCGTATCGGCGGCGTCGCTGCCGGCGGCGCTGGCCGCGGCTGACGGTGCGGAGGAGAAGGCACGTATCTCCGACGCGTTCGCCTCCGGTTTGGAGACCAGTCAGTTGGTGGGGGCGGTGGCTGTGCTGGCCGGTGGGCTGGTCGCGGCGGCGTTGCTGCGGCGGGCTGAGCGGGCAGAATCCGCCTAG
- a CDS encoding STAS domain-containing protein: MSAVTFLPNPTEPRDLPGRVHVTMPAEIDFCNAEQLFPLIMSEARARGDRLEVLVLDLSATCFMDSQGIRLLNDVRHRLRPGARMRLVARPDGVASRVLELTGLRRDVPVYDNLAEAMAS; this comes from the coding sequence GTGAGTGCTGTGACTTTCCTCCCGAATCCCACCGAACCGCGGGACCTGCCCGGCCGCGTCCACGTCACCATGCCCGCGGAGATCGACTTCTGCAACGCGGAGCAGCTGTTTCCGCTCATCATGTCCGAGGCCCGGGCCCGTGGTGACCGGCTGGAGGTGCTCGTCCTCGACCTCAGCGCGACCTGCTTCATGGACTCCCAGGGCATCCGCCTCCTCAACGACGTACGCCACCGGCTGCGCCCCGGGGCCCGGATGCGTCTGGTGGCCCGGCCGGACGGCGTCGCGAGCCGCGTACTGGAGCTGACCGGCCTGCGCCGGGACGTGCCCGTGTACGACAACCTCGCCGAGGCCATGGCGTCGTAG